From the genome of Thermoproteales archaeon:
GTAAGCAAGCTTAAAAACCATCAAGATGTTCAAAACGTCGAGATTTTAAAGCCGTTATTTGACGGATATTTGGTTAATACTATATTCGATATCTTGACAATAGCGGATGAGAGAAGCGTTATATTTAGAAGAACGATATATGAGGCATTTCTGAAAACTGTTAGAGAATTCTTTGGTACTGGAGGAGGAGCGCTTTTATATCATATAGGAAGCGTGATAGGCAGAAAAGCGTTCGAAAACCACATCAAAATTACTGGTGGAGAATTTAAAAAATTACTGACCGTAAGCGAAGCCCTGTTTAAAGCCTCGGGTTTTGGCGAAGCAAAAATAATAGGAGTTGATATCAAGAGCAAACAGGGTAAGGTAAAGATAAAAAACAATTTTGAATGCGAACTTTTCAAAAATGCTAACGAGCCCTCTAGCCATTTTGTCAGAGGGTTATGGGCTGGCTGGTTTGAAAAATTATTTGGAAAAGAAGTAAAGGCGATAGAAACCAAGTGCATAGCAAAGGGCGATAAATATTGCGAATTTGGAATCCGTTAATATATGAAAAGTTTATAAGCTTTTATGTTTACCAGTAATTAACAAACATGCATAAGAATCTTATATAATATATATGTGCTTGCTTTCTAAAGTTACGAGAATGTTTATGTAGGGAACGTACTCTTCAAATATAATTCTTGAGATTTAAGGCAACTAGCTTTGTTTAAATAAGTCCTTGGCAACGCTGTACATAGCTGTAATGAACCACGAGAGATTGTACAATGCCCAGAAAGAAGTGATTATGTTTCGCCAAGTGGGAATGAAGATCGAGAAGATCAGCACGAGAAGGTTGAGATAAAGTAGTATGAAAGGCACTGATACTTCTTTAACCAATTTTTTAAAGCTTTTTTCTTTAACCTCCTTTGGTGTAACTTCAAAACGTGTCTTTCTACCTAAAATTGCATCTATGAATGCTCTAGTATAAGAACTGGCGACTACCGTCCCAATGGCTTGTCCTTTAAAAACAGGCGCTGAATAAAGCAGTATTTGCAGGAAAGTATATACGATAAAGGGAATACGACATATAGAAAATTCACACCCAGAACAGAAAGTACGGGGAATATTCCAGAAAAAATCACTGTTAGACCTATAAGATACCAAGCAATGTTAAATAAATAATCAAAACGTTGAAAAAAAGTTAGTGCCCACATATTTTTCAATAATTTAGGAAAAAGCTTGAAAGCTCCTAGAGACCATCTATACTGCTGTTTTTTAAAACTTTCAATAGTATCCGGGACTAATCCGTAAGCTAATACCTCATCTATCAATCCTATCTTTAGGCCATGAGGATGCCATTTTAACATGCTAGTCGCCATATCTTCTACTATACTTTCTTCATCAAAACCTCCTGCTTCCACGATTTTTCTTCTATCTCCTATCCAGTTTGTACCGACGCAAAATCCTGAATTTGTGACTGTTTTTCCTTTTCTGGAAAAGGCGTAATCGAATCTGTATCCTATATAGGACGCTAACGTAATACTGTTATGATTCCAGTTTTTAAACTCTTGTGGGAACATTATTACGTCATGATCGGTTTTCATAATAACGCTTACAAGTCTCCAAGCCATGCATGGAAGAGGAATATGATCTATATCAAGCACAATAATGTATTGAGATTTTGCAATTTTTAATGCTTCATTTAAGGCTCCGCCACGATAGCCTTTTCTTTGAATTCTCCAGATATATTTTAAATCTATTCCATAGTTTTTTAATCTTCTAAAAAAACCGTAATTATAAGATATGACGGTTTTAGCTTCTGAATCATCAACAACGATCACTTCGAGTTTTTCTCTAGGATATATTAGGCTTGCTAAAGCATTAACCATTTCTTCTATAAGTCCTCTCGGTTCTTCATAGATAGGAACTATTATTGAAATTTTAGGCAGCATGCTGGGTGCTAAGTTAGATACAGATGGATTCTTAAAATAAGCCAGTCTAGCAAGCGTAGCTGCATGATTTAAAATTATAAAAAACCATACGACCTGGACTAGGAAGAAAAGAAGAGCCGCTACAAAGCTCAGTGCATCTTTGACCATTAGATGATAAATATTGTATATGAACAGGAATGTCGCTACGTAGAGGGTTGTACCGCTTAAAATAAAATATTTATATTTTATTGTCATCTCGCTCATGGGCTTGATCGTGAAATAAATTATAAATTTTTTAACTTACTTTCCTAAACCTGAAAGTGCCTGCTGTATTATTCCTGCCAATCCTTGCTTCATTTCCTCTTCGCTCATACCCTCTTCTTTAGCCTTTGTTAGGAAGTTGTAGATATCATCCCAGTGGGTTATGATTAAAACAGCTAAAGCACCAGCTAATGCTGCTCCTCCATACTTTATTATATCCTTCCAGTCAATATCAAACTTAAACAAGTTTTCAAAAAAGCCTTTTTTCTCCTCCTCTTCTTCTTTAATTTCCGGAACTGAGGCTAGACTAGAAGGCGGCGCCTTGCCGGAAGCTTCTAGTATTGCCATTCTTATATCTCTTCTCAAGGCATTATATAATCTTGCAAGTCCGATACGAAGATCTCTTCTAAATTCCATTGTTAATTCTTCAACAATTTCTCTTTTAAGCCTCTCACCCGGTCGAGGACGAGCCGGCGGTTCGGGCGGACCCCATAAATCTCTTCTTCTCCTCATAATGCTCACTTGCCAAAGGCATCATTATAAAATAACTTCGTATATATTTACTTAATGTCAAAAATGACAATTCCTAGAC
Proteins encoded in this window:
- a CDS encoding glycosyltransferase; translation: MSEMTIKYKYFILSGTTLYVATFLFIYNIYHLMVKDALSFVAALLFFLVQVVWFFIILNHAATLARLAYFKNPSVSNLAPSMLPKISIIVPIYEEPRGLIEEMVNALASLIYPREKLEVIVVDDSEAKTVISYNYGFFRRLKNYGIDLKYIWRIQRKGYRGGALNEALKIAKSQYIIVLDIDHIPLPCMAWRLVSVIMKTDHDVIMFPQEFKNWNHNSITLASYIGYRFDYAFSRKGKTVTNSGFCVGTNWIGDRRKIVEAGGFDEESIVEDMATSMLKWHPHGLKIGLIDEVLAYGLVPDTIESFKKQQYRWSLGAFKLFPKLLKNMWALTFFQRFDYLFNIAWYLIGLTVIFSGIFPVLSVLGVNFLYVVFPLSYILSCKYCFIQRLFLKDKPLGR